From the Mycoplasmatota bacterium genome, one window contains:
- a CDS encoding AbrB/MazE/SpoVT family DNA-binding domain-containing protein, with product MIIELRKKSQITLPKEIVCNLGLVEGDKFEVCIENGVIKLQPVVVYPKEYIIQLEEEIKVLREDIAKYTIGPFDNVNDLMKSLNDDSEED from the coding sequence ATGATCATTGAATTAAGAAAGAAATCTCAAATAACATTACCAAAGGAAATTGTATGTAATTTAGGATTGGTTGAGGGAGATAAATTTGAGGTATGTATTGAAAATGGTGTTATAAAACTACAACCTGTAGTAGTTTATCCTAAAGAATATATTATACAGTTAGAAGAAGAAATAAAAGTTCTAAGAGAAGATATCGCCAAATATACAATTGGTCCATTTGATAATGTTAATGATTTAATGAAAAGTTTGAATGATGATTCTGAAGAGGATTAA
- a CDS encoding ABC transporter substrate-binding protein, whose product MRCRIIVFFFLIVFLVFTTGCVNNEKNHQESEIRIVTTYSPATDMVLSLSGKDNLVAVDDNSIKSDLLKKLHPKHELIGIGSKKNGINIEQIISLNPDVVILYPTNDSDDTMEQLEHKGIKVVKINPETMDLLKHDIFMVGKAIGKEKEANELIAYMNTKLDDVINRVKDIINKKNIYLAGARGVLSTCSGSFYQHEIITLAGGYDFAEYLVGGWNEISVEQLVNWNPDVIITVNYSPDNVTSILDNQLLSSIKAINEGQVYEIPSNIDSWDLPKPSSILGILWMGKTLYPDKFTDIDLMKETNDFYTKFYGQTFEELGGTF is encoded by the coding sequence ATGAGGTGTAGAATTATTGTTTTTTTCTTTTTAATTGTTTTTTTAGTTTTTACTACAGGCTGTGTTAACAATGAAAAAAATCATCAAGAATCTGAAATTAGAATAGTGACAACTTATTCACCAGCTACTGATATGGTTTTATCATTATCAGGTAAGGATAATTTAGTTGCGGTTGATGATAATAGTATTAAAAGTGATTTACTTAAAAAATTACATCCTAAACATGAGTTAATAGGGATAGGAAGTAAGAAAAATGGGATCAATATTGAGCAAATTATTAGTCTAAACCCAGATGTTGTAATCCTATATCCAACAAATGACTCAGATGATACCATGGAGCAACTTGAACACAAGGGAATAAAGGTTGTTAAGATTAATCCAGAAACAATGGACCTTTTAAAACATGATATTTTTATGGTAGGTAAAGCAATCGGAAAAGAGAAAGAAGCAAATGAGTTAATTGCCTATATGAATACCAAACTAGATGATGTTATAAACAGAGTTAAGGATATTATTAATAAAAAGAATATTTATTTAGCTGGTGCTAGAGGGGTATTATCTACCTGTTCAGGTAGTTTTTATCAACATGAAATAATTACTCTAGCAGGAGGATATGATTTTGCTGAATATTTAGTTGGGGGATGGAATGAAATATCTGTTGAACAATTAGTTAATTGGAATCCTGATGTTATTATAACCGTAAATTATAGTCCTGATAATGTTACTAGTATACTAGATAATCAATTATTAAGTTCTATTAAAGCAATTAATGAAGGACAAGTATATGAAATTCCATCTAATATTGATTCATGGGATTTGCCTAAACCATCAAGTATTTTAGGAATATTATGGATGGGAAAAACATTATATCCTGATAAATTTACTGATATTGATTTAATGAAAGAAACAAATGATTTTTATACCAAATTTTATGGTCAAACATTTGAAGAGTTAGGTGGAACATTTTGA
- a CDS encoding multicopper oxidase domain-containing protein, with the protein MILSKFVDKLPIIKTLKTTGEMDGVPYYEVRMQQFKQKLHRDLPETTVWGFNGHYPGPTFEVNRNEWIKVKWINDLQDRHLLPVDTTVHGAESNKPKVRTVIHLHGGVVRPDSDGYPEAWFTKGYKEVGPYFTRKIYDYTNNQRGSTLWYHAHAIGITRLNVYAGLAGAYIIRGPLEKCLNLPKGSYETLLLIQDRTFNADGSLYYPTEPNPPVANVFPSVVPDFFGENILVNGKVWPYLEVEPRKYRFRIINGSNSRFYRISLSSGQPIYQIGTDGGLLQETIITNQILLAPAERADVIIDFSKFDGRNIVFVNDAPSPYPSGKSVDLNTDGQIMQFRVSLPLSGIDYCRIPNRLSTIIPLEEKNAKLKRNLTLVRETDQYGRALLLLDRKRWDNPITIKPELGSIEVWNLINLANSTHPIHIHLVNFQIISRQPFDVEHYKKTGKILTTGPVELPDLNEKGWKDTVRANPGEMTRIIMRFGPFSGLYPWHCHILEHEDHEMMRPYEIVSSS; encoded by the coding sequence ATGATTTTATCCAAGTTTGTAGACAAACTTCCTATCATTAAAACATTAAAGACAACAGGTGAAATGGATGGAGTACCTTATTATGAAGTGCGAATGCAACAATTTAAGCAAAAACTCCATAGAGATTTGCCAGAAACAACAGTATGGGGATTCAATGGGCATTATCCAGGACCTACATTTGAGGTGAATCGTAATGAGTGGATTAAGGTGAAGTGGATAAACGACCTTCAAGATAGACATTTACTTCCTGTTGATACGACAGTACACGGAGCTGAATCAAATAAACCTAAAGTTAGAACAGTAATTCATCTACATGGTGGAGTTGTGAGACCGGATAGTGATGGTTATCCTGAAGCATGGTTTACAAAAGGATATAAAGAAGTAGGACCTTATTTTACTAGAAAAATATATGATTATACTAATAATCAACGTGGGTCTACGCTTTGGTATCATGCCCATGCTATTGGTATAACCCGTCTTAACGTTTATGCAGGATTAGCGGGAGCCTATATTATTCGGGGTCCTTTAGAAAAATGTCTTAATCTTCCTAAAGGAAGCTATGAAACACTTTTGCTTATCCAAGATAGAACCTTTAATGCTGATGGTTCTCTTTATTACCCAACAGAACCAAATCCACCTGTTGCAAATGTTTTTCCATCTGTAGTACCTGATTTTTTTGGTGAGAATATATTAGTTAACGGAAAGGTTTGGCCCTATTTAGAGGTTGAACCAAGAAAATATCGATTTCGTATAATCAATGGTTCTAATTCAAGATTCTATCGAATAAGTCTTTCTTCAGGGCAACCAATTTATCAAATAGGAACTGATGGAGGTCTTCTTCAAGAGACAATTATAACCAACCAAATTTTGTTAGCACCAGCGGAGCGAGCCGATGTTATAATAGATTTTTCTAAATTTGATGGGCGTAATATTGTATTTGTTAATGATGCTCCTTCACCATATCCAAGCGGAAAATCTGTAGATTTAAATACCGATGGTCAGATTATGCAGTTTAGAGTATCTCTTCCACTTTCTGGTATTGACTATTGTAGGATTCCTAATAGGTTAAGTACAATAATTCCTTTGGAAGAGAAAAACGCAAAACTAAAAAGGAATCTTACGCTTGTTAGGGAAACAGATCAATATGGAAGAGCATTACTTCTTCTTGATAGAAAAAGGTGGGATAATCCAATCACTATAAAACCAGAATTAGGTAGTATAGAGGTTTGGAATTTAATTAATCTAGCAAATTCCACTCATCCAATCCACATTCATTTAGTTAATTTTCAAATCATCAGTAGACAGCCTTTTGATGTCGAACACTATAAGAAAACAGGAAAAATATTAACTACTGGACCAGTAGAATTACCTGATTTAAATGAAAAGGGATGGAAAGATACCGTAAGAGCAAATCCTGGTGAAATGACAAGAATAATTATGCGATTTGGCCCATTTTCTGGATTATACCCTTGGCATTGCCATATATTAGAACATGAGGATCATGAAATGATGAGACCATACGAAATTGTTAGTAGCTCTTAA
- a CDS encoding cold-shock protein, whose protein sequence is MVGTVKWFNREKGFGFIERENGEDVFVHFSAIQVEGYKSLEEGQSVEFEVEESQRGPQAVNVRVL, encoded by the coding sequence ATGGTTGGTACAGTAAAATGGTTTAATCGTGAAAAAGGATTTGGGTTCATTGAAAGAGAAAATGGCGAAGACGTATTTGTACATTTCTCAGCAATACAAGTAGAGGGATACAAGTCTCTTGAAGAAGGGCAAAGTGTTGAATTTGAAGTAGAAGAAAGTCAACGTGGTCCACAAGCAGTTAACGTAAGAGTATTATAA
- a CDS encoding PadR family transcriptional regulator, with amino-acid sequence MELVGDYLRGHTDTIILAILDNVDSYGYEINSTIAKATNDEFSLTEATLYTAFKRLEKAGYISSYWKDGLNNTKRKYYSITPSGIKYLKLKRDSWLRAQCILNQLIGS; translated from the coding sequence ATGGAGTTAGTTGGTGACTATTTAAGAGGGCATACAGATACTATCATACTAGCAATCCTAGATAATGTTGATTCTTATGGATATGAGATTAATAGTACAATCGCAAAGGCTACTAACGATGAGTTTAGTTTGACAGAAGCTACGTTATATACAGCTTTTAAACGTTTAGAAAAAGCTGGATATATTTCTTCTTATTGGAAAGATGGATTAAATAATACGAAACGAAAGTATTATAGCATTACACCATCAGGTATAAAATATCTTAAACTTAAACGAGATAGCTGGCTAAGAGCACAGTGTATCTTAAATCAATTAATTGGATCTTAA
- a CDS encoding iron ABC transporter permease — protein MIISILSGRFRLNINDFIYFFPQLLDYFKTGEYATPSFTIIFGIRLPRIILAISIGAALSIAGLIFQQIFKNPIASPDILGVSSGASFGAALAMILAFNIPHSIQLFSFIFGLLAVLIAYMIKKISKNDNILYLVLSGIIVSAFFSSLLSAVKYLADPYQQLPSIVFWTMGGLYKANWSNTLFCLLLVLLLGYIFQKLSYKISILSMDEDLAKTMGINVSRLRNSILILTSFMVAICVSISGVIGWVALIIPHISRLIFKNDKGLTIYTGLIGAISLVLIDTVARSLTPSEIPIGILTSLIGAPILGYLIIVKKTI, from the coding sequence TTGATCATATCTATTTTATCAGGAAGATTTCGTTTAAATATCAATGACTTTATTTACTTTTTTCCACAGTTATTAGATTATTTTAAAACGGGTGAATATGCTACCCCTTCATTTACAATCATATTTGGTATTAGACTACCAAGAATTATTTTAGCTATCTCAATAGGTGCTGCTCTTTCAATAGCGGGATTAATATTCCAACAGATTTTTAAAAATCCAATCGCATCACCTGATATTCTTGGTGTTTCTTCAGGTGCTAGTTTTGGAGCTGCACTAGCAATGATACTTGCTTTTAATATACCACATTCAATTCAATTATTTAGTTTTATATTTGGGTTATTGGCTGTGTTGATTGCTTATATGATTAAGAAAATATCTAAAAATGATAATATATTATATTTAGTTTTATCAGGAATTATTGTATCAGCTTTTTTTTCTTCACTATTGTCAGCAGTTAAGTATTTAGCTGACCCTTATCAACAGTTGCCTTCAATCGTATTTTGGACGATGGGAGGTCTTTATAAGGCAAATTGGTCAAACACTTTATTTTGTTTATTATTAGTGCTTTTATTAGGTTATATTTTTCAAAAACTTAGTTATAAAATTAGTATATTATCAATGGATGAGGATTTAGCTAAAACCATGGGGATTAATGTTTCTAGATTAAGAAATAGTATTTTAATATTAACCTCATTTATGGTAGCTATTTGTGTAAGTATATCCGGTGTCATTGGTTGGGTAGCGCTTATCATACCTCATATTTCACGACTCATCTTTAAAAATGATAAAGGATTAACGATTTATACTGGTCTAATAGGTGCAATTTCTCTAGTACTTATAGATACAGTCGCTAGGAGCTTAACACCATCAGAAATACCAATTGGAATACTTACATCCCTAATAGGAGCACCTATTTTGGGATATTTAATTATAGTTAAAAAAACCATCTAG
- the uvsE gene encoding UV DNA damage repair endonuclease UvsE, whose product MINKVGYACINENLRPRTFKSCRLKSVYNYGIDYLRNVIINNLDLTYDILEWNVENGIYMYRVSSDLMPLVTHPDLLKDFTWRWYEDSEILEKLKKIKTIVEKQKLRISMHPDQYTVLNSKRSEVVKFSIDYLKYHSEILEKISGQDMILHVGGVGGNKIEAIERFINQYQLLDSKIKRYLRIENDDKSFTISDVIDIYHRTGIPIVLDLHHHRCLVDKPLTNNQIDTIKKSWSGLTPKIHISSGKTCNKDRRHHDYITHEDCEIIKKISGKMNVDVMVEAKKKDLAVLEVMKYLKDR is encoded by the coding sequence ATGATAAATAAAGTTGGCTATGCCTGTATTAATGAAAACTTAAGACCAAGAACATTTAAAAGTTGTCGGCTTAAATCAGTTTATAACTATGGTATTGATTATTTAAGAAATGTAATAATTAATAACTTAGACTTAACCTATGATATTTTAGAATGGAATGTTGAAAATGGTATATACATGTACCGGGTATCAAGTGATTTAATGCCACTTGTGACTCACCCTGACTTGTTGAAGGATTTTACATGGCGATGGTATGAAGACAGCGAAATATTAGAAAAATTGAAGAAGATTAAAACAATTGTTGAAAAACAAAAATTACGAATTTCTATGCATCCAGACCAATATACTGTACTAAATAGTAAAAGATCTGAAGTTGTTAAATTTAGTATCGACTATTTGAAGTATCATAGTGAAATATTAGAAAAAATAAGTGGGCAGGATATGATTCTACATGTAGGTGGCGTAGGAGGTAATAAAATTGAAGCCATAGAGCGATTTATTAATCAATATCAATTGTTAGATTCAAAAATAAAAAGGTATTTAAGAATTGAAAACGATGATAAGTCTTTTACCATTTCAGATGTGATTGATATATATCATAGAACAGGTATCCCAATTGTACTTGATTTACACCATCATAGATGTTTAGTCGATAAACCCCTCACCAATAATCAAATTGATACGATAAAAAAATCATGGTCTGGTTTAACGCCTAAAATTCATATTAGTTCAGGAAAAACCTGTAATAAAGATAGAAGGCATCATGATTATATAACTCATGAAGATTGTGAAATAATAAAAAAGATATCTGGTAAGATGAATGTTGATGTAATGGTAGAAGCGAAGAAAAAAGATTTAGCTGTTTTAGAAGTAATGAAATATTTAAAAGACAGGTAA
- a CDS encoding type II toxin-antitoxin system mRNA interferase toxin, RelE/StbE family has product MYNLVYTKRFKKQFKNLETNEQKLFARKMDLFIENELHPSLRTRKLQGNKSLYESSINKDIRIIWYYEDDLHIVLIEIGHHDILNKY; this is encoded by the coding sequence ATGTACAATTTGGTTTACACTAAAAGGTTCAAAAAGCAATTTAAAAATCTTGAAACCAATGAACAAAAACTGTTTGCTCGAAAAATGGATTTATTTATTGAAAACGAATTACATCCATCATTAAGAACTAGGAAACTTCAAGGAAATAAGAGTTTGTATGAGAGTAGTATAAACAAGGATATTAGGATAATATGGTATTATGAAGACGATTTACATATTGTTCTTATTGAAATTGGTCATCATGATATTTTGAATAAGTATTAA
- a CDS encoding YcaO-like family protein, protein MFNETKYKDDSPINTVDKIKNILYSYNLIPIESNWKNSVDGYYSLSVSIRGTKLATNGKGTSIEYALASAYGELMERLQNQSFYRLSIDLGPGALNYLHFFYAPDERYTSIKDFLILNEEWTQIQMALLDNKTDIKKLFNRWKMISYEDTPNELVTIPYLNLMTKNISNIPVKMVSKMYMSNGMCAGNTIEEALVQGLSEVFERYVNRKIVLEKICPPTIPREYLKQCPRIMDMISRIEQKGNYKVIMKDCSLGKNYPVVGAIFINRDNQHYFVKFGSHPQMEIAMERTLTELLQGQDVNQMMGIKEYSYNPPIVDEDKNLMGILVNGSGYYQSEFFSKNYSYPFNDYSMPKESSNKDMMIHLLNLLRRENYHVFVRDVSYLGFPSYHMIVPGFSEVEKIDDFKTLDEYVAYIKIKQSIRNIDKLSDDGIIELIGLMDKYDIHGEGSILQFLSFNIEDTYPWYYQSIDLFRVALNYKVGNFKKAYNILDNYLSYMIVNKFNHEIYTFYKCVRDYMGTKINHLSKQDCINALAYFYPKNMINDVIEKFNQPDLIFNQFGLLHCWQCDKCPKLNTCSYQNLKQVYMVLKDIYNINFIDQRNII, encoded by the coding sequence ATGTTTAATGAGACTAAATATAAAGATGATTCCCCGATTAATACTGTTGATAAAATAAAAAATATATTATATAGTTATAACTTAATACCTATTGAATCAAATTGGAAAAATTCTGTAGATGGATATTATTCTCTTAGTGTTTCTATTAGGGGGACAAAGTTAGCAACGAATGGAAAAGGGACGTCTATTGAATATGCATTAGCTAGTGCTTATGGAGAGTTAATGGAAAGGTTACAGAATCAATCCTTTTATCGATTATCGATTGATTTAGGACCAGGTGCCTTAAACTATCTTCATTTTTTCTATGCCCCTGATGAGAGATATACAAGTATAAAAGATTTTTTAATACTCAACGAGGAATGGACACAGATTCAAATGGCATTGTTAGATAATAAAACAGATATTAAAAAATTGTTTAATAGATGGAAAATGATATCTTATGAAGATACCCCTAATGAATTAGTAACAATTCCATATTTAAATTTAATGACTAAAAATATTTCTAATATTCCTGTTAAAATGGTTTCTAAAATGTATATGTCTAATGGCATGTGTGCAGGAAATACGATTGAAGAAGCATTAGTCCAAGGACTTTCAGAAGTGTTTGAACGGTATGTAAATAGAAAAATAGTGTTAGAAAAAATATGTCCTCCGACAATTCCACGAGAATATTTGAAACAGTGCCCAAGAATTATGGATATGATTTCTCGAATTGAACAAAAAGGTAATTATAAAGTTATTATGAAAGATTGTTCATTGGGAAAAAACTATCCAGTCGTTGGAGCAATATTTATTAATCGAGATAATCAACATTATTTTGTTAAATTTGGATCTCATCCACAAATGGAAATAGCGATGGAAAGAACATTAACTGAATTACTTCAAGGTCAAGATGTAAATCAAATGATGGGGATAAAAGAGTATTCATACAATCCACCAATAGTTGATGAAGATAAAAATTTGATGGGTATTCTAGTTAATGGATCTGGTTATTATCAAAGTGAATTTTTTTCAAAAAATTATAGTTATCCTTTTAATGATTACAGTATGCCAAAAGAATCATCCAACAAAGATATGATGATCCATTTATTAAACTTATTAAGAAGAGAAAACTACCATGTTTTTGTACGTGATGTTTCTTATTTAGGTTTCCCAAGTTATCACATGATTGTTCCTGGATTTAGTGAAGTGGAAAAAATAGATGATTTTAAAACGTTGGATGAATATGTAGCCTATATAAAGATTAAACAATCAATACGAAATATTGATAAATTATCAGATGATGGTATTATTGAACTAATAGGTTTAATGGATAAATATGATATTCATGGTGAAGGCTCTATCCTTCAGTTTCTAAGTTTTAATATTGAAGATACTTATCCTTGGTATTATCAATCAATTGATTTATTTAGAGTGGCGTTAAATTATAAAGTGGGTAATTTTAAAAAAGCATATAATATATTAGATAACTATTTAAGTTATATGATTGTAAATAAATTTAATCATGAAATCTATACCTTTTACAAATGTGTAAGAGATTATATGGGAACAAAGATAAATCATTTAAGTAAGCAAGATTGTATTAATGCTTTAGCTTATTTTTATCCTAAAAATATGATTAATGATGTAATTGAAAAATTTAATCAACCAGATTTAATTTTTAATCAATTTGGTTTATTACATTGTTGGCAATGTGATAAATGTCCTAAATTAAATACCTGTTCATATCAAAATCTAAAACAGGTTTATATGGTATTAAAAGATATTTATAATATAAATTTTATTGATCAAAGGAATATAATATAA
- a CDS encoding iron hydrogenase — protein MLTFEELYKKVVASSETKERDEDLEKLQYDPYHLECILEPDLSIKKWQCSNDCCVEGKPFIECFFKHLSQDENNQNVFEFKDQKCKECFDVKNIDKLFASKDIMAVLEAIYEGSRPVYAIIAPAFLSQFDMISDGQLRNAFKQLGFAGMVEVSLFADILTLKEALEFDKEINDEEDFQLTSCCCPIWINMIRKIYPDLLSHVPKAVSPMVATGRVVKKIIPNAVIVFVGPCLAKKAEAKEPDISEAVDIVLTFQEVKAIFEAANVNVENLKSDLREHSSSAGRIYAITSGVSEAVRLAVKRINPEKPIQVKAIQANGILECKALLNNIKEGKIEANFLEGMGCVGGCVGGPRAIIDKEVATEKVRNYADESLYKTPIDNPYVIELLHRLDIHTIDELLEDNEIFTRHFT, from the coding sequence ATGCTTACTTTTGAAGAATTATATAAAAAGGTTGTTGCTTCATCTGAAACAAAAGAAAGAGATGAGGATTTAGAAAAATTACAATATGACCCTTATCATCTAGAGTGTATTTTAGAACCTGATTTATCAATAAAAAAGTGGCAGTGTAGTAATGACTGTTGTGTAGAAGGAAAGCCTTTTATTGAATGTTTCTTTAAACATTTGAGTCAAGATGAAAATAATCAGAATGTATTTGAATTCAAGGATCAAAAATGTAAGGAATGCTTTGATGTAAAAAATATTGATAAATTATTCGCATCAAAGGACATTATGGCTGTGTTGGAAGCCATTTATGAAGGATCTAGACCTGTTTATGCGATAATTGCCCCTGCTTTTTTAAGTCAATTTGATATGATTAGTGATGGACAACTACGTAATGCTTTTAAACAGTTAGGTTTTGCTGGGATGGTTGAGGTGTCTTTATTTGCCGATATCTTAACATTAAAGGAAGCTTTAGAGTTTGATAAAGAAATAAATGATGAAGAAGATTTTCAATTAACAAGTTGTTGTTGCCCTATATGGATTAATATGATTAGAAAAATTTATCCTGATTTACTTAGCCATGTACCAAAAGCTGTGTCACCAATGGTTGCTACAGGTAGAGTGGTAAAAAAAATAATTCCCAATGCAGTTATTGTTTTTGTAGGACCATGTCTAGCTAAAAAGGCAGAGGCTAAAGAACCGGATATCAGTGAAGCTGTTGACATTGTACTAACCTTCCAAGAAGTAAAAGCAATCTTCGAAGCTGCTAATGTAAATGTGGAAAACTTAAAAAGTGATTTAAGAGAACATTCTTCTAGTGCAGGTAGAATTTATGCGATAACAAGTGGTGTTAGTGAAGCAGTAAGATTAGCTGTTAAGAGAATTAATCCAGAAAAACCAATTCAAGTTAAAGCTATACAAGCCAATGGTATTCTAGAGTGTAAAGCATTATTAAATAATATTAAGGAAGGTAAAATAGAGGCCAATTTCTTAGAAGGAATGGGTTGTGTTGGAGGATGTGTCGGTGGACCAAGAGCAATCATCGATAAAGAAGTAGCAACAGAAAAAGTTAGAAATTATGCCGATGAATCCTTATATAAAACACCAATTGATAACCCATATGTGATAGAACTCCTACACCGTTTAGATATTCATACAATTGATGAACTATTAGAAGATAATGAGATCTTTACTCGTCATTTTACATAA
- a CDS encoding ABC transporter ATP-binding protein, translated as MGIDIEDLCFSYKDKKVLRNINLHFEKGKIYGLLGLNGSGKTTLLKLILGLLKEDQGMVSINEKNKLDYKVDEISKYIAYVPQNLSISYDVTVLDFILMGFNPFMKLFEKPSKNHELEALELLNQMQLSHLKENNLSSLSGGELQMVLIARALIQNTEFIIMDEPVSNLDLKNQRHVLDKIKEISKLYKKAIIISLHDPNLIKKYCDYTILLKDGEVISHGKSIEIINQKNLKKIFDMPFEKIQSTDDTYYFLGV; from the coding sequence ATGGGGATAGATATAGAAGATTTATGTTTTTCGTACAAGGATAAAAAGGTCTTAAGAAATATTAATTTACATTTTGAAAAAGGAAAAATATATGGACTGTTAGGATTAAATGGTTCGGGGAAAACGACATTATTAAAACTAATTTTAGGTTTATTAAAAGAAGACCAAGGAATGGTATCAATAAATGAAAAGAACAAATTAGATTATAAAGTCGATGAAATTTCAAAATATATTGCTTATGTTCCTCAAAACTTATCTATTAGTTATGATGTTACTGTTTTAGACTTCATTTTAATGGGATTTAATCCCTTTATGAAGTTATTTGAAAAACCTAGTAAGAATCATGAACTAGAAGCTTTAGAGTTGCTTAATCAAATGCAGTTATCCCATTTAAAAGAAAATAACTTATCCTCTTTAAGTGGTGGAGAACTACAAATGGTGTTAATCGCAAGAGCACTCATTCAAAATACAGAGTTTATTATAATGGATGAACCAGTATCTAATCTTGATTTGAAAAATCAACGACATGTACTTGATAAAATTAAAGAAATTAGTAAATTATATAAAAAAGCAATTATCATTTCACTACATGATCCTAATTTAATTAAGAAGTATTGTGATTACACTATTTTATTAAAAGATGGTGAAGTCATTAGTCATGGTAAATCAATAGAAATAATCAATCAGAAGAATCTTAAGAAGATATTTGATATGCCTTTTGAGAAAATTCAATCGACTGATGATACATATTATTTTCTAGGAGTGTAG
- a CDS encoding IS3 family transposase, with translation MSKISIKEYIKEHRQELEQNPNVLKVGKILQYTPKFKIKAVEMRKQGYPMREIFELNKLPFNKDKNDMYVLKWIKQYDEQGKESFYKKNRGRNKNGKSGRPKKEIELSSDEKVLIQEKLIEVLRKENEELKKEYRLGKEVKQSGNEFKIKPTQDIFRYIHKLKDQVKISIELLCKYYEVSRSGYYKWVKTIPNRQKREEQDYADFVVIKKTWLKHNKKHGYLRINMDLKNDEGIVMNPKKIYRLMKKYGIRAEIRKVNPYLGIMQANKEHNYFENKLDRQFDVKEPDTVFVTDITYLIYGNQRYYLSVVKELCTREIVAWKLSRGLSLNLSLEIIDQLVKKYGKKKLKNTMIHSDQGVHYTNPSYVNKLKELNIIQSMSRRGNCLDNAKMETFFGHFKDECDYQQAKDFYELYKIVDNYMRYYNCKRYQWTLNKMAPTQYRNHLKAA, from the coding sequence ATGAGTAAAATAAGTATTAAAGAATATATTAAAGAACATCGTCAAGAATTGGAACAGAATCCTAATGTGCTTAAGGTAGGTAAGATACTTCAATATACCCCTAAATTTAAGATTAAGGCTGTAGAGATGAGAAAACAAGGATATCCAATGAGGGAAATATTCGAACTAAATAAACTACCATTTAATAAAGATAAAAATGATATGTATGTACTAAAGTGGATAAAGCAATATGATGAACAAGGAAAAGAATCCTTCTATAAGAAAAATAGAGGTCGTAATAAAAATGGCAAATCAGGACGACCAAAGAAAGAAATAGAATTATCTAGTGATGAAAAAGTACTGATCCAAGAGAAATTAATAGAAGTCCTAAGAAAAGAAAATGAAGAATTAAAAAAAGAATACAGGCTAGGAAAGGAAGTGAAACAAAGCGGAAATGAGTTTAAAATTAAGCCTACTCAAGATATTTTCCGTTATATACATAAATTAAAAGATCAAGTTAAAATATCCATTGAGTTATTATGTAAATATTATGAAGTATCTCGATCAGGTTATTATAAGTGGGTTAAAACAATACCTAATAGACAAAAAAGAGAAGAACAGGATTACGCTGATTTTGTAGTTATAAAAAAAACATGGTTAAAACATAATAAGAAGCATGGATACTTAAGAATAAATATGGATTTAAAAAACGATGAAGGCATTGTCATGAATCCTAAGAAGATTTATAGACTAATGAAGAAATATGGAATACGAGCTGAAATACGTAAGGTAAACCCTTATTTAGGGATTATGCAGGCAAATAAGGAACACAATTATTTTGAAAACAAATTAGATAGACAGTTTGATGTTAAAGAGCCAGATACTGTATTTGTGACCGACATAACTTATTTAATCTATGGTAACCAAAGATATTATTTATCTGTCGTTAAAGAGCTTTGTACGAGAGAAATAGTGGCTTGGAAGCTATCTAGAGGATTAAGTTTAAATTTATCACTTGAAATAATTGATCAACTTGTTAAAAAATACGGAAAGAAAAAGTTGAAAAACACCATGATTCATTCAGACCAAGGTGTTCATTATACAAATCCGTCATATGTAAATAAATTGAAAGAATTAAATATAATACAATCTATGTCTAGAAGAGGTAATTGCCTGGATAACGCTAAAATGGAAACATTCTTTGGTCATTTCAAAGATGAATGTGATTATCAACAGGCTAAAGACTTTTATGAGTTATATAAAATTGTTGATAACTATATGAGATATTATAACTGTAAGAGATATCAATGGACATTAAATAAGATGGCCCCTACTCAATATAGAAACCATCTTAAAGCAGCTTAA